The Epinephelus lanceolatus isolate andai-2023 chromosome 8, ASM4190304v1, whole genome shotgun sequence genome includes a window with the following:
- the mfsd2al2 gene encoding sodium-dependent lysophosphatidylcholine symporter 1-B-like produces the protein MTTVAIGVSLQIFLLDVVQMQASYVSMILFVSRAWDAVTDPLVGYLVGCSHWTPIGKLTPWLVLSTPFGILFYLLLWFVPQGSMSQALSVLWFLTVACLFETLMSCYNIPYLSLNMFLGGDHRDRDSATAYRMSIEMVAMLLASVMQGQVVAVYNTEKQEACQHLDQAHETTPESTSSPQTAPLQETQKAFLTSALVMGALFFLCSLVLFLGVKEQRAPLCSDDKVRPSYLTSLKMLICHVPYQRLVLGFVFSVLAFQMSLANFALFCSHAAGLGAQFQHLLLVLLASASVAVPLWQTVLLRIGKKATVFIGLSLFIPAVIIVACVPSNLPVFMIMCVLIGFSVATIFLLPWSMLPDVVDDFAVRHPSCKDLEPLFFSCYAFCSKLAGGLSVGISTMTLQFVGFRAGACNHGDGVVTALIVLFSPVPITLLLIGMVFFRFYSINERQCLQLTTVHPEATSSSSDQRESAEQPSVLQQPCDGATSTSLYNTKTDTLYRSHSSPGSYSDKKSSVKSSSLSNISKSHSGEYSRPKSVIQSNVNPQCYKQRLSPHQQSGPKKVGRNVPESDPGSFSSRSNVRSKVSWV, from the exons ATGACCACAGTGGCTATCGGTGTTTCCCTGCAGATATTCCTTCTGGATGTTGTGCAG ATGCAGGCCTCCTATGTCTCCATGATTCTGTTTGTGAGTCGGGCCTGGGATGCTGTGACCGACCCTCTGGTTGGATATCTGGTTGGTTGCAGTCACTGGACACCCATCGGCAAACTCACTCcatg GCTGGTTCTCTCCACTCCATTTGGTATCCTCTTCTATCTGCTGCTGTGGTTTGTGCCACAAGGATCGATGTCTCAGGCTCTCAGCGTGCTGTGGTTCCTCACAGTGGCCTGCCTGTTTGAGACCCTCATGAGT TGCTACAACATTCCTTACCTCTCACTCAACATGTTCCTGGGGGGagatcacagagacagagactctGCCACGGCCTACA GGATGAGTATAGAGATGGTGGCCATGCTGTTAGCTTCTGTAATGCAGGGTCAAGTTGTAGCTGTTTACAACACAGAGAAGCAGGAGGCCTGTCAACATCTGGACCAGGCTCATGAAACAACACCTGAAAGCACATCGTCACCACAGACTGCACCACTTCAGGAAACG CAAAAGGCTTTCCTGACCTCAGCTCTGGTCATGGGTgccttgtttttcctctgtagCCTGGTTCTATTCCTCGGGGTGAAGGAGCAGCGGG cccctctctgctctgatgACAAAGTGCGACCATCCTATCTGACCTCGCTGAAGATGCTGATATGTCACGTTCCCTACCAGCGGCTGGTGCTTGGCTTTGTCTTCAGTGTACTTGCATTTCAG ATGTCCTTGGCTAATTTTGCACTTTTCTGCAGCCATGCAGCTGGACTGGGAGCCCAGTTCCAGCACCTCCTACTGGTTCTACTG GCCTCTGCCTCAGTAGCAGTTCCCCTGTGGCAAACAGTTCTCCTGAGAATAGGGAAAAAGGCCACAGTTTTCATCGGATTATCA CTCTTCATCCCGGCAGTGATTATAGTCGCCTGTGTTCCCAGTAACCTGCCAGTGTTCATGATAATGTGCGTTCTGATAGGATTCAGCGTGGCAACCATATTCTTGCTACCCTG GTCCATGCTCCCAGATGTGGTGGACGACTTTGCCGTGAGACATCCGTCCTGCAAAGACCTGGAACCCCTGTTTTTCTCCTGTTATGCCTTCTGCAGTAAGCTGGCAGGAGGCCTGTCTGTTGGCATCTCAACCATGACATTACA GTTTGTGGGCTTCAGAGCCGGTGCATGTAACCATGGTGACGGAGTGGTGACGGCTCTGATTGTGCTGTTCTCACCAGTTCCCATCACACTTCTGCTGATAGGGATGGTGTTTTTTCGCTTCTACTCTATCAATGAGAGGCAATGTTTGCAGCTGACCACAGTTCA CCCTGAAGCTACATCATCCTCATCAGACCAAAGAGAAAGCGCAGAGCAGCCATCAGTTCTGCAGCAGCCCTGTGATGGTGCGACATCAACTTCACTCTATAACACAAAGACTGACACATTGTACAGGTCACATTCCTCACCAGGTTCTTACAGTGATAAAAAAAGCTCAGTCAAGTCATCTTCCCTTTCAAATATATCAAAGAGCCACTCTGGAGAATACAGCAGGCCGAAATCAGTTATACAGTCAAATGTAAATCCTCAGTGTTATAAACAGAGACTCAGCCCACACCAGCAATCAGGACCAAAGAAAGTGGGCAGAAATGTTCCTGAGAGTGATCCTGGGTCTTTCTCCAGCAGGTCAAATGTTAGATCCAAAGTGTCATGGGTATAG
- the fam110a gene encoding protein FAM110A, translated as MPWETQHPARQPARTAAAATPPRLRPKGPVGPDFYQQFKTAAGRPKQSAVERLEADKAKYVKSQVALSKQQPVRPPEVRKPLLNPSTALRPTRKILTQTKPKQEGVQLDLEHLSNLISGVNDSVTVNSGDSDTPDGAVTSHSSPRPTPLGAPQKKERPCPPPRPDWSSPAKVRLKASGPARVESPGSPGGPAAGTVRRVDVMPQASPARTPCRPPQYMRQPLQPIPLHPQFPLRPATSHLHLFHTRTTPRPSPLKPVVAAPKPDELPSSPAEPPVPSSPASNLPVFPPPSPAITRLSSTSSRKRPSLTRSKSDMSDRCSRAGTELERFFNLCGLDPADLHQLTGSSSDIVSMARFRSVSAPGSECAGSGKEGEDDDEEDAGNAAERVPYGVSVIERNARVIKWLYGLRQAKDNVTKSTNL; from the coding sequence ATGCCTTGGGAAACTCAACACCCAGCGAGGCAGCCGGCGaggactgctgcagctgctacgCCCCCTCGCTTGCGGCCCAAGGGTCCAGTGGGGCCAGACTTTTACCAGCAATTcaagacagcagcaggcagaccGAAGCAGAGTGCGGTGGAGAGGCTGGAAGCAGACAAGGCTAAATATGTCAAGAGTCAGGTGGCTCTTTCTAAACAGCAGCCGGTCAGACCTCCTGAAGTGCGGAAACCTCTTCTGAACCCCAGCACGGCTCTGCGGCCCACCAGGAAGATACTGACCCAAACAAAACCGAAGCAGGAGGGTGTCCAGCTGGACTTGGAGCATCTGAGTAACCTGATAAGTGGTGTGAATGATTCAGTGACTGTGAACTCAGGGGACAGTGACACTCCTGATGGTGCTGTCACTTCACACAGCTCTCCTCGCCCCACACCTTTGGGGGCGCCACAGAAAAAGGAGAGACcgtgtcctcctcctcgtcctgaCTGGTCCAGTCCAGCTAAGGTGAGATTAAAAGCCTCTGGACCTGCCCGAGTAGAGAGTCCCGGGTCTCCTGGAGGTCCAGCTGCAGGGACTGTACGCAGAGTGGACGTCATGCCTCAGGCCAGCCCTGCGAGAACGCCCTGCAGACCACCTCAGTACATGCGACAGCCCCTTCAGCCGATACCTCTTCACCCCCAGTTTCCACTCCGCCCAGCAACTTCACACCTGCATCTCTTCCACACCAGAACTACACCGCGCCCTTCTCCTCTGAAACCTGTCGTTGCTGCACCTAAACCCGACGAACTTCCCTCCAGTCCAGCTGAACCTCCTGTCCCTTCTTCACCTGCCTCCAACCTCCCTGttttccctcctccctccccagCGATCACCCGTttgtcctccaccagctccaGGAAGCGCCCCTCTCTGACCCGCTCTAAATCAGACATGAGTGACCGCTGCTCCCGAGCCGGGACGGAGCTGGAGCGCTTTTTCAACCTGTGTGGTTTGGACCCTGCAGACCTGCACCAGCTGACTGGATCTAGTTCTGACATTGTTTCCATGGCCCGTTTCCGTAGTGTGAGCGCTCCAGGGTCTGAGTGTGCAGGCTCTGGTAAAGAGGGTGAGGATGACGATGAGGAGGATGCTGGCAACGCTGCAGAGCGGGTTCCCTACGGTGTTTCTGTCATTGAGAGAAATGCAAGAGTGATTAAATGGCTGTATGGACTCCGTCAGGCCAAAGACAATGTAACTAAGAGCACCAATTTATAG